One segment of Setaria viridis chromosome 4, Setaria_viridis_v4.0, whole genome shotgun sequence DNA contains the following:
- the LOC140222490 gene encoding uncharacterized protein, with protein sequence MVATWSSFPGLGVERLCSDDSPQKVSDLSWVPDGLGLGIHQPPIEQSIHYVSCVEADLHAQPTQQSACTTLADLSDPVIKSGTKENPTYDDPWGENDEIEYVGVNDEKVFHVDLISDDENEFDCIPDSDEDNDDCAVDGEQGCEIVDHVTDLENPKIEVGVTFEDGQTFKRAIRQYAILNEIEIAAPYSEAKRYRGYCKAKKCKWRIHASQLQDGRTWMIKKIPNKHYCKSTSKLESNCMVDQFWVRDRVVQWLREDPTIGPAALKKKLEEKYLIQLSYWIVYNGKELAIDEILGKWEDSFEHAFAFKEEIERKSPGSIVKIDYEKVGSKIRFSKMFVALKPCIDGFKNGCRPYLGIDSTALTGRWKGQLASAIGIDGHNWMFPVAYGVFGSETKENWGWFMGNLALAVGSPPGLVISTDAGNIAVTNVFTNGVEHRECMRHLYKNFKKRFHGKVFEKNLWPAARVYMKYLFDMHYNIMKKSSPKALKWIEDNHKHLWARCYFSTASKCDYVTNNIAEVFNNWIKHEKSLPVIDLMDRIRQKIMDKLFQRRRLAMKLKSKVLPHIVKDLNAKSRGLVGYSIHKGVGHTAEISGVYKDLTPWRHAVNLEKRTCTCNKWQITGLPCTHAINLICSYRGLELEDYVDNCYSISRFKAAYEGWIEPILDKTLWPQVNIGFKLWPPILKRAVGRPRTRRVKGAEEGGNKNRKKCKRCGQFGHTQKTCNEIVYDSDAPPPAPPKPKRKRAKKQNEFITEERQKTHKRKKSTVCPLASVAGAATTLMVTVTCQSGHGSNRG encoded by the exons ATGGTTGCGACTTGGTCCTCATTCCCCGGTCTTGGAGTGGAGCGACTATGCAGCGATGACTCCCCACAGAAGGTGTCAGACCTGTCCTGGGTTCCTGACGG GCTCGGGCTCGGCATTCATCAGCCACCCATAGAACAGAGCATACATTATGTTTCTTGTGTAGAAGCAGATTTGCATGCACAACCCACACAACAGAGCGCATGTACCACCCTGGCAGATCTCTCTGATCCTGTTATTAAATCTGGGACTAAGGAAAACCCTACATATGATGATCCTTGGGGCGAAAACGATGAAATTGAGTATGTTGGTGTAAATGATGAGAAGGTCTTTCATGTTGACTTGATTTCTGATGATGAAAATGAATTTGATTGCATTCCTGATTCTGATGAAGACAACGATGATTGTGCTGTTGATGGTGAACAAGGCTGTGAGATTGTTGACCATGTAACTGACTTAGAAAATCCAAAGATTGAAGTTGGTGTGACATTTGAGGATGGACAAACCTTTAAAAGAGCAATTAGGCAATATGCTATTCTAAATGAGATTGAAATTGCAGCTCCTTATAGTGAAGCCAAGAGGTACAGAGGATATTGTAAGGCTAAAAAGTGCAAGTGGAGAATACATGCATCACAACTGCAAGATGGAAGGACATGGATG attaagaagATACCTAACAAGCACTACTGTAAAAGCACAAGCAAACTGGAGAGCAATTGTATGGTTGACCAATTTTGGGTTAGGGATAGGGTAGTTCAATGGCTCAGGGAAGACCCAACAATTGGCCCTGCTGCTTTAAAGAAGAAGCTGGAAGAGAAGTACTTGATCCAATTATCATACTGGATTGTCTACAATGGCAAGGAGCTAGCTATTGATGAGATTTTGGGCAAGTGGGAGGATAGTTTTGAACACGCTTTTGCATTCAAGGAAGAGATAGAAAGGAAGTCTCCTGGAAGTATAGTTAAGATAGATTATGAAAAGGTTGGGTCCAAGATCAGATTTAGCAAGATGTTTGTTGCTTTGAAGCCATGTATAGACGGATTCAAAAATGGATGTAGACCATACTTGGGCATTGACTCCACGGCTCTTACTGGAAGGTGGAAGGGGCAACTAGCTTCTGCCATAGGTATTGATGGACATAACTGGATGTTCCCTGTGGCATATGGAGTATTTGGATCAGAGACCAAGGAAAATTGGGGATGGTTCATGGGTAACCTAGCATTGGCAGTTGGATCCCCACCTGGACTTGTTATCTCAACTGATGCTGGGAACATAGCGGTGACCAATGTCTTCACCAATGGAGTAGAGCACAGGGAATGCATGAGACATTTGTACAAAAATTTCAAAAAGAGATTTCATGGTAAAGTCTTTGAGAAGAATCTGTGGCCAGCAGCAAGAGTTTACATGAAATATTTGTTTGACATGCACTACAATATCATGAAGAAATCATCGCCAAAAGCATTGAAGTGGATTGAGGATAATCACAAGCACTTGTGGGCAAGATGTTACTTCTCTACAGCCAGCAAGTGTGATTATGTGACCAATAACATTGCTGAAGTCTTCAACAATTGGATTAAACATGAGAAGTCGCTTCCTGTGATAGATCTAATGGATAGAATTAGACAAAAAATCATGGATAAGCTATTTCAAAGGAGAAGACTTGCCATGAAGCTCAAGAGTAAAGTGCTTCCACACATTGTGAAGGACCTCAATGCAAAAAGTAGAGGATTGGTTGGGTATTCAATCCACAAAGGTGTCGGACACACAGCAGAGATAAGTGGTGTTTACAAGGACTTGACTCCTTGGAGACATGCTGTGAACCTAGAAAAAAGAACATGTACTTGCAATAAATGGCAAATCACTGGTCTACCATGCACCCATGCAATCAATTTGATATGCTCTTACAGGGGTCTAGAGTTGGAGGATTATGTTGACAATTGTTACTCTATATCTAGGTTCAAAGCTGCATATGAAGGTTGGATTGAACCTATACTAGACAAGACACTATGGCCTCAAGTGAACATAGGGTTCAAGCTATGGCCTCCAATACTCAAGAGGGCAGTAGGTAGACCAAGGACAAGGAGAGTGAAAGGAGCTGAGGAAGGAGGCAACAAGAATAGGAAGAAATGCAAGAGATGTGGTCAATTTGGGCACACTCAGAAAACTTGCAATGAGATTGTGTACGACTCAGAtgctccaccaccagcaccaccaaaaCCTAAGAGAAAGAGAGCCAAGAAGCAAAATGAATTCATAACAGAGGAG AGACAAAAAACTCATAAAAGAAAGAAGTCCACCGTGTGCCCGCTGGCCTCGGTGGCAGGTGCGGCCACGACGCTCATGGTGACGGTGACATGTCAGTCAGGCCACGGTTCTAACCGCGGCTGA
- the LOC140222450 gene encoding cytochrome b-c1 complex subunit 8-2, mitochondrial-like yields the protein MGKVPVRMKAVVYSLSPFQQKVMPGLWKDITTKIHHKVTENWISAGLLLGPVVGTYQYAMWYKEQEKLSHRY from the exons ATGGGGAAGGTTCCGGTGCGGATGAAGGCGGTGGTGTACTCGCTCTCGCCGTTCCAGCAGAAGGTGATGCCGGGGCTGTGGAAGGACATCACCACCAAGATCCACCACAAGGTCACCGAGAACTGGATCTCcgccgggctcctcctcggcccCGTCGTCGGCACCTACCA GTATGCAATGTGGTACAAGGAGCAGGAGAAGCTCTCCCACAGATACTGA